ataagatccatcgattttttacCATCTACTACACGGCTTTTATTTTGTCGTATATTCTCATGTattggaaaaaagcaaaaaataacATTCAGAAAAAACAGGCCAAAAAAACCACACGAGAACGTAATTGTCAGAAAAAATAGGCAAAAAATAcgcgagaaaagaaaaacaaaaaaggggagaaaaatatggttttcgtcatcagtaaaaaaaggaaaaaacatgctaggaaaaaactgttagaaagaaatgcgctatttctgaaaaatggtttgagaaaatcgtgcaagaaaaaaaacaccgtttataaaaacacaagccgctcattaaaatcaaacattgtcattgacatgattatgcatgaaaaacgtatattatcattagaattttttcacccgttgcaacacacgagcATTTTTGCTAGTGatttaaaaaagacaaatgaAAAAAACTGATTGTTGTTTAGACTTAGACTTTTtaatttactagaaaaaatgcccgtgcgttgtaacaggtgaagtctattttaatcttattattgttatatgatttagctaagataaaattcactgtgggagtttgcttggatatatatattttcagaaaattatgagctgcagttaggaatccgatcgtctcaagttagcatgcgagttttttaaaacatattgcttatgtgattccttgtatattaccaaaagtgaacaatcttaaaaaccgactcaaatacggatatatagactcaaatacggatatatatttccaaaagcaaacgaacttaaaaaccgactcatacacggatgacgtaccaaaatactggcaaaaatatttttgatttttataatagtagagataagctgacttagagcatcaccaaaaGATATCCAAAAATATATCCCTTAAATCTCCTTTTGTGATTCTCTAACAAAAAATTAAGGCATCAAAATACCCTTCTTTCCAAGAGACTTTCTAAATATGAATCTCTAAATAGAAAGTGGGCACCTTGAAAAACTACCAACAAAATCAATCTATCCTGTCCTTGTCGTGTGCATGTTGCAACCAGGGTTTACATTACCGGTTGAGCACTAAATTTCGAGCCCCATCGGTATCACGGTTTTCGATAAATTTCGATCGGTTTTCGATAAAAATTGACTGAATTTTGACCAAATATAATGTTTAACCTTCAAAATTCCAATTGAAACTTAATTTCGAGCCGTGTCGAAATTTCACAGAATTCGACCGGTTTTCGTCAGAACTGTGAACCCTGGTTGCGACCCCTCCCAAGTGGCCGCGCAAGAGATTCTTATGATGCACCCTTCTCCTGCGTGCAAAGGAATTGCAGCTACGATTGGGAGCCAAATCTCGCTCGTATATCCGGATTCCggagaaccaaaaaaaaaaagggtttggGATTTCCTAGTACTGGGCGTGTAAGTAGGGACTCTGTTTTTGAACGAAAATGAGTTTCATTTATACATACctactatataaaataaatttttgtaGTTTACTTGTTTGATGTGGCAGATGTTTTTTAAGGGGATTTGTGGTAGATGTTAATACTcttatctataaacttaattagtcAAAGGAGTAATTTGAATTAAGATAAAACtggaaatgtttatatttgggGACCAAGGGAGTATATGAATCTATTTgaaaaagcaaaacaaacaaactttgGTTATCTGTTTTTATCAAACCATATAGATGTGGCCTGATATTATatgaaaatatcatatatacaATAGTCGTCAAAGCATTATTCATGCTCTATAAAGCGCGATGGGGGTTATTTAGCATAAAATGATTTGGGCTGATTAAAACAAGATTTACTTTGTTCATGCTAAAAAAAATGCGACGAGAAatatttagcaaaaaaaatgatttgggCTGTTATTTAAACAAGATACACATTTTCTTTCTGATTGTATTGAAAATGCACATATACATGCATGAGAGACCAAAGATAACTATGAAAAACATCTGAATTTGGATCAGGATGAATCAAATCATCGTCATTCAGTCAAAACAACACATCAGAGACTACTAGTAATACAAATCAAacgggagtggattctaatccctcgaggggatatcctctcgtatacctttttcttccaaattcgatgcaaatagttgtaaaaaattctgaaaaaaattaacaatatagagtataatgatatctactagtccaccaaaaatcatgttcatattcaatctacacatcgagaaaaaaaaaagacaaatttagatataaacagtatgctactattcatacgctgaatttgtcttttttatatctcgatgtgtgagttgagtttagaCTTAAaattttgtggagttgtatatatgtgttgtatgaatgttgtcaaatttttccaaaatttttcataaccgtttagatgatttttaagcaaacgagggaacatcccatcgagggattagaatagtttccccaCATCAAACAAAGGGAAACTATTAGATTCAACAACTTCATACCAAGTACTGTAAAGCACGGTAACAACTCAATTATTTCCAAGCAATTAGAGGAAATTAACCACAAATCAAATGAGAGGTAATGCCAGGTCATAATTCAAGCAGAACCCCAAATTAAGGACAAACTCAAACCCTCAAACCGTCAACTCAATTAACCACTAGACCTCAAaccaaagtttaaaattttatataaaaaaaagggaattacagacgacgacgacgagaggctCAATTGCATGCACGCTGCCCCTGAAAATAGCCGCGGCGAGCGAGCACGGCGGAGtctccttctccggcgagcgagctcgccggcggtggacTTCAGACGGTGTAGTGGTGCTGGACGTTGTCCATGTCGAGGCCCTTGAGCCTGACGGTGGACTCCATCTGGCCCTTGAGCGTGCTGAGCTCGCGCAGCCGGGCCACCTCGGCGCGGCGCTTGGCCTGCTCGGCGATCTCCGAGAGCTCCCTGTAGCtgctccgctcgccgccgccgacgccgccgaggtgGTCCCCCATCTCCGGCGTCTGCAGCCCGTGCAGCGTCCTCTGCGCCGTCGCCCACtgcgcctccctctcccctctcccgtAATCCTTCTTGCTCGTGAAGGCAATCTGCACGCGCACGCACGCAAGGTGTTTGTTGTTATTCCGCGAGGAGAAAAACACATGCAGGCAAGGTGTTTGTTGTTATGGCAAGGTTACCTTGTGCTCGATGAGGGTGTCCCAGGCGCGGCCGCTGAGGGCGTAGCGGACGGCGAACTTGAAGATGTCGAGGGGGAGGAAGGTGACGATGCTGTAGAGCCAGATGACGCCGGCCCACCCCCAGCCGATGCCCTTGATATGGGCGAACCCCAAGGTGGCGTACACCGTCACCAGCGTCGCGATCTGCACCAAATCAGTCCATCAATGGCGGCAATGGCATTGGCATTTGCAGCACCAAATCAGTCCATCAATGGCGGCAATGGCATTGGCATTTGCAGTTGCAGCAGCTAAGAACAAGAAGATGGAGATCGAGATGCTTACGATCTGCGCGGCTACGAAGGCGCCGCAGAGCAGCATGCCGGGGCGCTCGACGAAGCACCAGCTGCGGGAGCGCGTCACGAAGATGAGCGCCTGGCTGATGATGCTCACCTGCAGGTACAGTGCCGACATCATCTCGTCCTTCTCCATCAGTGGCTTCACATGGAACGTGCTCTGCGCACACAACCAAATTCAATTTGAATTCGATCAGAGCAGTGGAATCAAAAGGTTTTTGAGGATTCTTTGGATCTGTTTGTTTGATTGTTTGCTTACGGTGAAGAAATCGGTGCTCCTCATGGCCCAGAAGAAGAGGACGGTCATGACGGCGAGGTAGGTGCCGTAGACGATGCCGGTGATGAAGATCTCCGGCAGCTTCCAGCTGTCCGGGTGCGGCGACGGCTTCACCCTGTCCTTGGATATTGTCATGATCGTTCCTGCATCATCAATCAGGTACATCAGCTaaaattgtgtgtgtgtgtgtgtgtggatcaGAAGTTCAATTTTTGTTGTGTTCAAGAACTCACCGTCGTTGAGGATCGCGATGACGAGGATCATGAACGGCGAGAAATCGAACTTCCAGATGAGAGCAATCAGCATGAATCCAAGCTTCAGATTGACAACAGGGGAAAATTTTCAGACGAATTTCATGGCATTGTTGGTCAGGTTGATGAGATCCTTGAAGGAATAGCAGCAAGAACAGTTTACTTACCACAATACGGATAGTAATCGACACCGCGTAAATCTGGAGAGATCATAAACAACATGGAAACAATGatcatcagtaaaaaaaaaaaatcaatctctGATGATTCTGATCGAGAAATTCATGCTCTCAAATTCATTCTGAATGCAGCCAAGACAAATGCTGTACCGTGTAATTTTTCATCCTCTGGAAGATAGCGCGGCTGGTGAGGACGGCGCTGATGATGACGCTGAGGCCAGGCTGGGTGAGCACGATGTCCGAGGCGCTCCTCGCCGCGTcggtggcgtcggcgacggcgatccCGATGTCCGCCCTCTTCAGCGCCGGCGCGTCGTtcacgccgtcgccggtcaTCCCGCAGATGTGCTTCATCTCCTGCAGCTTCTTCACAATCTCGTACTTGTGCTCTGCACCACAAGACAGACGACAATGGCGACATTGTGTTCAGATATCAAGAACCTGCAAGTCCGGCCATGGCGGCTTTGAGAATGCATAATAATTCGTGTACCTGGGAAGACGCCGGCGAAGCCGTCGGCCTTCTCGATGAGCTCGTCGACGGGGACGGAGGCGATGGACTCGTCCTTGCTCTGGCCGAGCAGCGCCGACGAGGGGTACATGTTCACGCCCATCCCGAGCCTCCTCCCGGTCTCCTTGGCAATGGCGAGCTGATCACCTGCACCAGCAATGGCAACGCAAGCAAATCACAGGATCACGGACTGCATTTGCACACCCACCATGTGTTCGACGAAAAGCAGCTGGGCGTGGGTTGAGGTGTACCGGTGATCATCTTGACGTTGACGCCGAGGTGGAGCGCCCGCCTTATGGTCTCGGCGCTGTCGTGGCGCGGCGGGtcgagcagcggcagcaggcCGACGAAATCCCATGGCCCGCCAGGGCcgtccttcctcctctccggcacCTCCTGCCTCGCCACGGCGAGCGACCGGAGGCCCCGGTCGGCGTACCTGTCGATTATGGCGTGCACCTTGCTCCTCACGTCCTGGCTGCATTTGCACAGATCCAGAATCTGCAAGATCAACAAGCAAGCAAGTGAGCAATGGCGGCGACGAAAGATCGAATCGAATCGGGATCCATGGATGAGGGTGGGTTGCCTGCTCGGGGGCGCCCTTGCTGACACGGTGCCATGAGccgtcggcgaggtcgacgtAGGTGAGGGCGGTGCGCTTGTCGACGGGGTTGAAGGGGAGGAAGTGCTCCTCCCGGATGCCGGCGCGTGCCTCCTTGGGGTCGTCGAGCATGCCGACCATGGCGGTGTCGATGGCGTCCTGGTTCTCGACGCGCGACGCcctggcggcgaggaggatcaCCTCGTCCTTGGCGACGCCCTGGACGAACACCTCGATGAGGCCCCTGTCGACGCTGAGCTTGTTCAGCGTGAGCGTCCCGGTCTTGTCGCTGCAGAGCACGTCCATGGCGGCCATCTCCTCGATCGCCGTCATCCGCTTGGTGATGGCGCCCTGGTCAGAGAGGCGGTGCGAGCCGATGGCCATGGTGACTGACAGCACGGTGGGCATGGCGATGGGGATGCCGCCGATGAGCAGCACGAGGAGGTTGTCGATGCCGTCGCGGTAGAGGCGGTGCTGGATCGGGTACATGACGATGACCTCGACGGCCATgccgatggcgatggcgccgaTGCAGAAGTTGCCGATGGCGCGGAGCACCTTCTGGAAGTGGCCGACCTGGTTGGTGGTGTCGACGAGGTGCGCCGCCTTGCCGAAGAAGGTGTGGACGCCggtggcgatgacgacggcgtcgATCTCCCCCTGCTTGCACGTCGACCCGGAGTAGACGCAGTCGCCGGAGAGCTTGGTGACCGGCAGGGACTCGCCGGTGAGCGCCGACTGGTCGATCTTGAGGGGATCGCCGTCGAGGAGGCGGGCGTCAGCGGGGACGATGTCGCCGAGCTTGACGCTGATGACGTCGCCGGGGACGAGGACGAAGGCGTCGGTCTCCGACCACCTGCCGTCGCGGAGCACCTTGGTCTTGGGGGCGAGGTTCTTcatgagcgccgccgcggcgctgccgGCGTTGCTCTCCTCCCAGTAGGATATGGTGGAGTTGATCAACAGCAGCGCGATGATCCCGACGAAGTCCTGCCAGTCcggcggccgcccgccgccgttcgccagCGCGATCGCCATgatcgccgccacctccatcaCCCACGACAGCGGGTTCCACATGAACCCCAGAAACTTCAGTATCTTGCTCTCCTGTGCTCATcgtcaaaatcaaaatcaaatcaaatcaaaatcaTGTTACACCACCACTTCAAAGATCAATCGATTATCTTCAAACAACCATTCCCTCCGCCCCACTAAATAATTAAGCTGCGCATGTATTTTAAGATTTAACTTTTAAACTGTTTGAACGATAATTATTTTATGTTAAATTGAATTTAGTTcgatgaaaataatatcattagATGAACATTTGGATATCTACTTTTATATGAACATTTGAAACTTTGGATGATATATTCAAGATTCatcttttaaaatgtttgaacGATAATTATTTCATGTCCAATTGAATTTTATTTAATGAAAATAATGAACattttgaatttacttttatatgaacATTTGAAACTTTGGATAATGATATATTAAGGATCAAACAAGAACAAATATTGGACCTTTTTCTCTTCGAGTTTGTTGGGGCCGAAGACTTGGGTGCGGGCGTCGCCCTCGGCGTTGGTGAGTCCTTCCCGAGTGCATTTCAGATGCTGGAAAACCTCCTCCAACGGGATGTGCTCCTGCCATGGATGGAAGACGATTAGATAGATCGATTTAGCAAGTTACAAACATAGATTAATTGACAATGTGATTAACACTAATTAACCTGCAGATAAAATCTTGCAACAAAGAGAGGCAAAAAAGACTAATCGATGAGTAGGTggttggctagctagctgcagtaAAAGCCgcgaaagagagaaaaaaaaggaaagaattgCATGGGCCAGCTTGCGCTAGCTCTAGAGAGAGTAGTGCATCCTAATTCTCTCGTGAATTAAAGCAGATTAACAAaaaagagagatttttttttggttgatcaCATGAACGAAAGAGGAGATTGAATCCGTGAAGCAAATCAGATTCGATCtgctttctctcttttctgGCAATTAATGTCGCCGCAAGAACTCAAACCGTCTCTAACGCTTCTTTTTAGTCAAGATCAATCTACTGCTAATTAAGATTAGTTGCATTCGAGAAAACAACCAGAacaaaaaatacaacaaaatcatcagtataagaaaaagaaaatctagtTTTCTTTCAAGTTTCATCACGAACAAAACTTCACCACAAAAAAACtctcaaaaaaacaaaacaaaagcccTAGCATTTGAACTTGCACGATCAatcagcagcagctagcagcttATAATTAGCTTCTCCCTCACCAGATCAACGGCCTCGTTCTTGATCTGCTCGAGCGCatccgccgtcgacgacgccgtcgccgccatcgtcttGCACTTGACGTTCGCCCGCCGCCAGCCGGCCGGGGTCGATCGACCTAGAAAAtcacggcgccgcgccgccgccgcagccgccggagaGAAGTGGAGGCGCCACCAGAACGATCgagaggacggcggcgctggaATCGGAGGGTTGGGTGCTGTCTTTATAGAGGGGGGAGGTGGGCCCGGCCCACGTACGACATGCATTGCATGCGAGCTCTAACGAATTTCGAATTCGAACgactccttttattttcttttcttatctcCTTAGTTTTTATCTGCTCGTTTAATTCTTAATATAACTCTCCctgcctcttttttttcttttagaaaattgATATTCTGCCATTTTTATTTCTGCCGCGGACACACTACCTCGAAGAGCCCGTAGTATAAGGCCTAGCTGCCCTGATACGACAGGGTTGGATGGCgaggagccgcggcggcggtggctcgccgGTGGTAGAATGAGATAGGAAGACATGAGATCCAAAGAAATATTTTGGTCAGGtcgtgttaacgaccaaatttggtaatccaagaattggagatgaagaagaaatcgagatAGAATTCGAGATGGAGATCgtcccggaaacagagtaaagatcggctggagtccgaatcggctacgactAAGATCGGCAGAGTTCAAGTCGGACGGGGTTAGCCGATCGAGCCGAATCCAACAATATAACATTGCATATGTTGTCGGGTTAAGTTGaattgcttcatgatgattgccacgcatggatagagtcctgagaaggcaattatatctattaattaggatattttatataatttccttagagatatgtttggacaaaagtctgccgcaaagacttatggtattttagagtttgttagagataagagtcatgtccgatatggatatattttgtaattctcgCGTATAAATAGACCTGAgtcccatgtaatcaaactaacacacgtccaatacaatctcggcgcattgccacccttttactttcgttttatttcgacgagttcttactttcgggttgagctgcatcggttttgatctttaacaaaaggtaaaacttgttatggcgacttgcgttctcgggattagtgcttcccatctttatgacactctaatcttgtttatgtaattcgtcaagttatcatatatcttacataatctctggcaatatcgttacctaacctacaatcggctaacatctgtcactagaaggcagccgattaggttaaatatcgatgttgacttatattatataggatatccaccactctatgacacatccgacgacttgattgtctagatattgtccttcttttcatacttatagctgcatcagttgagtttgatcttatgagtcgtgattagaatctcaatctctagcctgtctttggttgccgattagggtagtatcggagtttcagccgatcttatctgatttaactatatttatcttgtatgctttattgacatgttaaatctgcccttcatgttaagatcttgttgcatttaagtatattaggctttttgtttggtatattctacttgctttaatatcttaatatagagtggtatcagagtattagccgatacatgctggatctatctgattggctatgatatgaatatatatagtcttgttgttaatatatatttcgatctaagtgatttatactgtttCGGCATGGCGCccgatctatcctaatcacttgatttaaatatatatcgacataaggattatatattgttaatatctacagccgatcgagtagatttagttctttattatttattaataactgccgatcgatgcatatatgatatCGGCCCaaggataaatgatatgtcatcggcacctagccgatcggctatcgtttatggatttaaccgcggtttctctgtctttgtttcttgttgattcaaggatcaaattaactggcacgctcatacacccaaaggcaagttttggacctgcactggagttaagcagatctctcaggcctcgtgtttttacgtCAACAGCGCAGCAAGACAAATGTTGTAAAATCCATCCTATAATTCATCAACTCGTTTTACTCATCTTTCACTCTTACACTCTTACATTCATCACTCAACGGTTCAGATCATCCGCGTAAAATCCGAACGGTCCAGATCGATCCCACCTTCACCTCCCTCAATCAGCGCACGACCCGcacggcccatctccctccctaTCGCTCTCCCACCACACCTgcgcctccgccctccgccagAAAGAATTCTGCTCCCGCACCTCCGCCATCAGCGCTCCGCTCCGTatcagccgccgcgccgtcctctgCATCGCCTGTCTGCCAccgatccccgccgccggctcgccctcCACGATCCTCCGCCTCCCCGCTGCACGAGGTCCTCCCGTCGccaggtcgtcgccgccgttctGCTCCACTGATCCCCGCCGCACGAGGTGCTCCCGTCGCTAGGTAGCCACCGTGCCGTCCTCTGCATCGCCTGTCTCCACCGATCCCCTCTGCATCGCAGGGGTGAGTTGCAGCTATGGAGTTCCTCGCCGGTGGGGGAGCAGCAGGTGAATCCCGTGAGAGGTGAGTAGTTGAACAAAACTCATCATGCAGTTCATCAGCAGGTGACCAGTCCAGAACTTGGCATCGTGGAGGTTCATCCGGATTCATCATGCATTCTGAAACAAAACCCATCATCCAGCACTTGCTGCTTTTCCGCAGAGTACAATGAACGCGGGGTGCTCGGCGAAATGCCTCGTCCGGCTCCTcacctgcaaatctgcaatgcaTGTGTTCTGGAGAGTGTTTATGGATTCTGGATCTTAGACCCCCTCAACGACTTGGATCGTCAGTAAAGCTTCATCTTGAAGGTGCACATCTGCCGTTGTTTCGTCAAAATACTATGCATGATCTTTAGGTGATAAAATATTGATTGAATTGTCTACTGCTATCGCTCGGAATCCATACTCCATCAATCttacatatacacatatttgTTGCGTCAAACACAAGCTTGCTTTCCATACATCCCTGAACAATTCAGCCACACAACTGCTCTTGACATATCTCATTcagatttttttctcaaattagtTGGACTGATAGAAAAATATTGCTTTTCAAGATTGTAAAATAACCAACTGACTGGGAAGTTGATGTCATATGTTGGAAGCAATCTGCTAAAATGTTAAAGAAGTGCATCTAACTTTTGTACCCAGTGAATTGCAAATCTCTatctcatttttttatttacagtTTCTTTGGTTTTAAAGTAAAATAGGTTGACATGGGAACTTTGCTAGCAGAGGAATGGGCTTATATTCTTGGAAAAAATACATTTCTCCATGCAGAATGTGATCACAATAATGATACTTGCTGCCATGATTTCTATCACTCATGCACGCATTGCCCTTGATGATTGTATGCAGTTGGGATATATTGGTGAGTTcaccctctatctctctctcaaacCATTATTTATCTTCATTCACTATTCACTTACAATTCCCTCGTATTAGTGATATGTATTAATGagtttatgaaaaaaagatCAGATATTTAAAAACAGAGTTAGCTCCTTTGGAATGAAGACAAAATGTTACTTTGATAACTTGACTTCTCAACACCACTCTTAtctgcacaatttttttaatgaccGGTTTGAACTTTCATCTCTTTACAGTCATCAAGCAAGAAAATCCTTGGTGGTTCTGGTTTATATGACTTCCTGGAAGCAGTAGGAACAACAAGAGTTACTGAACCAGAAATTGAACTTGCCTTCTTCATGCATCACATGAACCATAAAGGGAACAACACTACTACCCTCTCCAAAATTGAGCTGCTCAGGACTTCGTAGAAATTTACAGTTTCAGGACATGTGATTTATCCATTCTCTCTTACTGTTTATtcgaaaatgcaaaaaaaaaaatgaaatttggTTGTAGCTTAGATTAATGCAGCCTCAGCTTTGTGGTTTGCCAAGCCATGTACTGATATATGAATGTGATACTTTAATTAATGTTGAAACGCATGATTATGTATTTGAACTTAATTGACTGAATGTGTCCTGGAATCGGTTTAGAACTTAATATATGAATCAGACTTTTGTTCTTTGGTTACTGGTTTTTCTGTGACGTGGAGAAAAGACGTTGAAGACATAATACATCGTCGACTGAATGGGTCGACCTTATGGCTTGTTTTGCAAATTTTGAACCTTGTCCTGGATGTTGGCTTGTTTATCCCTTTCGAATATATAATAACTGAGGAACTTCTAATAAGCTTCTTAACTGAACTCGCTCATATGTAAGTCTTAATTAATGTCTTTAATCTATACTTGATAGTCTAAACAATATATTGTATATCTTTTTGTTGtttcattataatataaattgTCGCCGTAGCGTTAGTACGGGCATGTAACTAGTTCATTAAATTGAGTAAAAAAGTGGAAGGAATAGAATCATAATATGTTACCTTTTTGTTTGAGAGTGACATTTTAGCGAAATCCCATATGCATCTCCCGAGGCTGCCGCTGGTGGATCTGTTGCTCCCGTGGCTACCGCTGCACGAAGCCCACCATGCTCGAAGTCCGTTCTGCTCGAAGTCTGCTATTGTCGTACGCGTTGATTGATCTGCTGATGGAATGGTAAGGGGGAGCGGCTCCTcgctcattttttttatacttgTCCACTATTTTTTGCAAGGATGATGTTTTACAGGCTAGCCTCTCAGGATTttgtatgtaaaaaaaaaaaagattttcacAGACAAGTGGCTCATATAAAAATAGAACTACctataaaatataatttccacCAGCGGAGCCTTATCTATCTTTACATGTGGGCCTTCTTTTGATCCATCTCGAGAGGGGTGtcttaaaaatggttttttaaGAGTATAATCCTTATAGGTGGTGTTCCAACCGGATTAGTGGAGTAGGAAAAGGACTGAAAGGTcaattaaaaaagagagaagtatCGAGCTGCTACGCACTGGCGGGCAGTCCTCTCTCATTTCCTACATCTAAACTCaatattttctttctaaaaaaaaaagttgaacaaCAACTTGCTCTATCGTATACGTGCATACAAAATATACAATTGGTGA
The Oryza glaberrima chromosome 8, OglaRS2, whole genome shotgun sequence DNA segment above includes these coding regions:
- the LOC127783009 gene encoding plasma membrane ATPase-like encodes the protein MAATASSTADALEQIKNEAVDLEHIPLEEVFQHLKCTREGLTNAEGDARTQVFGPNKLEEKKESKILKFLGFMWNPLSWVMEVAAIMAIALANGGGRPPDWQDFVGIIALLLINSTISYWEESNAGSAAAALMKNLAPKTKVLRDGRWSETDAFVLVPGDVISVKLGDIVPADARLLDGDPLKIDQSALTGESLPVTKLSGDCVYSGSTCKQGEIDAVVIATGVHTFFGKAAHLVDTTNQVGHFQKVLRAIGNFCIGAIAIGMAVEVIVMYPIQHRLYRDGIDNLLVLLIGGIPIAMPTVLSVTMAIGSHRLSDQGAITKRMTAIEEMAAMDVLCSDKTGTLTLNKLSVDRGLIEVFVQGVAKDEVILLAARASRVENQDAIDTAMVGMLDDPKEARAGIREEHFLPFNPVDKRTALTYVDLADGSWHRVSKGAPEQILDLCKCSQDVRSKVHAIIDRYADRGLRSLAVARQEVPERRKDGPGGPWDFVGLLPLLDPPRHDSAETIRRALHLGVNVKMITGDQLAIAKETGRRLGMGVNMYPSSALLGQSKDESIASVPVDELIEKADGFAGVFPEHKYEIVKKLQEMKHICGMTGDGVNDAPALKRADIGIAVADATDAARSASDIVLTQPGLSVIISAVLTSRAIFQRMKNYTIYAVSITIRIVLGFMLIALIWKFDFSPFMILVIAILNDGTIMTISKDRVKPSPHPDSWKLPEIFITGIVYGTYLAVMTVLFFWAMRSTDFFTSTFHVKPLMEKDEMMSALYLQVSIISQALIFVTRSRSWCFVERPGMLLCGAFVAAQIIATLVTVYATLGFAHIKGIGWGWAGVIWLYSIVTFLPLDIFKFAVRYALSGRAWDTLIEHKIAFTSKKDYGRGEREAQWATAQRTLHGLQTPEMGDHLGGVGGGERSSYRELSEIAEQAKRRAEVARLRELSTLKGQMESTVRLKGLDMDNVQHHYTV